Proteins encoded within one genomic window of Pongo pygmaeus isolate AG05252 chromosome 6, NHGRI_mPonPyg2-v2.0_pri, whole genome shotgun sequence:
- the SDHAF3 gene encoding succinate dehydrogenase assembly factor 3, mitochondrial isoform X1, which yields MPGRHVSRVRALYKRVLQLHRVLPPDLKSLGDQYVKDEFRRHKTVGSDEAQRFLQEWEAPLLQVCCSLLEVYSRSCLPGYHQQRLQNSEDCCLLFPLEASSQRGTGLMPARALLYEVSVNPCWEVSSSQEA from the exons ATGCCGGGGCGGCACGTTTCTCGAGTCCGGGCATTGTACAAGCGCGTCTTGCAGCTGCACCGTGTTCTGCCCCCGGACCTCAAATCCCTGGGCGACCAGTACGTGAAAGACGAATTTAGGAGACATAAGACCGTTGGTTCTGACGAGGCCCAGCGTTTCTTGCAGGAATGGGAG gcccctcttctgcaggtctgctgcagtttgctggaggtctactccagatcctgtttgcctgggtatcaccagcagaggctgcagaacagtgaagattgctgcctgctctttcctctggaagcttcgtcccagaggggcactggcctgatgccagccagagctctcctgtatgaggtgtctgtcaacccctgttgggaggtctcttccagtcaggaggcatga